The following proteins come from a genomic window of Rutidosis leptorrhynchoides isolate AG116_Rl617_1_P2 chromosome 10, CSIRO_AGI_Rlap_v1, whole genome shotgun sequence:
- the LOC139871291 gene encoding putative F-box protein At1g47730, with protein MSDHIPIEIQTEITKRFPVKSLMRFRSVSKPWKSLIDSSQFVSDYNLRQNQHHLFIVYKDPNEYGLKYVSIVDDDKFPQQICDLSAIVPLFVVDKHDPKVRVGPTLVSTSQGLLCLYGCSRAYILNPFIRKYIGVTLPNVDYRTNGSFLGFGVCLKTCVPKVIQVTFNRNSSVTWKLAVFSLRSLLWRSRSFSKISDLPCESIKLQSSDECECVDGFIYWRAYCKDDDQRRIIISFDLANEEFGVINLPNDFQRGSVWDLCKYRESLVLIYRDYKISEGYDVWMMEDGVTKSFKKVFTINSTADCVTTMAISYNGEAVMEILEDYKYNNVASIESYEPSSNCFKLTKINGIHGSTSMSSYKETLLLHDY; from the coding sequence ATGTCGGACCACATACCAATTGAAATTCAAACCGAAATCACGAAAAGGTTTCCGGTGAAATCACTTATGCGCTTCCGAAGTGTCTCGAAACCATGGAAATCATTGATCGATAGTTCTCAATTTGTTTCTGATTACAATCTCCGTCAAAATCAACACCACCTATTTATAGTCTATAAAGATCCGAATGAATATGGGCTGAAATACGTTTCTATTGTTGACGATGATAAATTTCCACAACAGATTTGTGATTTGTCTGCAATTGTTCCACTTTTTGTTGTAGATAAGCACGATCCAAAAGTTAGGGTTGGACCTACACTTGTAAGCACCTCTCAAGGTTTGTTGTGTTTATACGGTTGTTCTCGTGCTTATATTTTGAATCCATTTATTCGAAAATATATTGGTGTTACTCTCCCTAATGTTGATTATCGCACCAATGGAAGTTTTCTAGGGTTTGGAGTCTGTCTCAAAACTTGTGTCCCTAAGGTTATCCAGGTTACATTCAATCGAAATTCGTCGGTAACTTGGAAACTTGCTGTGTTTTCGTTAAGGTCGTTGTTGTGGAGAAGTCGTTCATTTAGCAAAATAAGTGATCTGCCTTGTGAATCGATTAAACTTCAATCATCGGATGAATGTGAATGTGTAGACGGGTTTATTTATTGGCGTGCTTATTGTAAGGATGATGATCAACGTCGGATAATTATTTCGTTTGATTTGGCTAATGAAGAATTTGGAGTAATAAATCTTCCGAATGATTTTCAACGTGGTAGTGTTTGGGATTTGTGTAAGTACAGGGAGTCTCTTGTTTTGATTTACCGTGATTACAAGATTTCGGAAGGTTATGATGTATGGATGATGGAGGATGGTGTTACAAAATCGTTTAAAAAAGTATTCACCATAAACTCAACTGCGGATTGTGTTACGACGATGGCAATAAGTTACAACGGTGAAGCAGTTATGGAAATACTTGAAGATTATAAATATAACAATGTAGCATCGATTGAAAGTTATGAACCCTCCTCAAATTGTTTCAAGTTGACTAAGATTAATGGAATTCATGGGTCCACCTCTATGAGTTCTTACAAGGAGACATTGCTTTTGCATGATTACTAG